In one window of Leptospira sp. WS92.C1 DNA:
- a CDS encoding Fpg/Nei family DNA glycosylase, whose amino-acid sequence MPELPDLVIIKERLVPQLLNQKIRSVEIVDPVVVRNLTGGVLDDFYNNLSFLKIERNGPFLDFSFEKMNIVIHPMLSGKFSLDPKYKKKDLCVRILTDGPTLNYIDDTRMGKVYFLKPDELGRISKYKEQGLDLLSEEFTEAAFLKTMEKNRQQTRVFLMDQSKLSALGNAYADEVLFAAHIHPKTPCNQLSQKEKSLLYKSIKEVLFSSIEYIRNKNAPLDVKVRDHVKVRNRKNEPCPNCGTTIRRANVLGYDSFFCPSCQPAKGQQFINWNRSDS is encoded by the coding sequence ATGCCAGAGTTGCCGGATTTAGTAATCATCAAGGAGAGACTTGTTCCCCAATTACTAAATCAAAAAATACGATCCGTCGAAATCGTGGATCCTGTAGTGGTTCGAAATCTAACGGGCGGGGTTCTGGATGATTTTTACAACAATTTGTCCTTTTTAAAAATAGAAAGAAACGGTCCGTTTCTCGACTTTTCATTCGAAAAAATGAATATAGTCATTCACCCTATGTTGTCCGGAAAATTTTCTCTGGATCCGAAATACAAAAAAAAAGATCTTTGTGTCAGAATCCTGACGGACGGTCCTACTCTGAATTATATAGACGATACAAGAATGGGAAAAGTTTATTTTCTCAAACCCGATGAATTGGGACGGATCTCGAAATACAAAGAACAAGGTCTCGATCTTCTTTCGGAAGAGTTTACCGAAGCCGCCTTTTTAAAAACGATGGAAAAAAACCGCCAACAAACGAGAGTATTTCTAATGGACCAAAGTAAACTCAGTGCGTTAGGCAATGCTTATGCGGATGAGGTTCTTTTTGCGGCACACATTCATCCTAAAACACCCTGCAATCAACTTTCGCAAAAAGAAAAATCCCTGCTCTACAAAAGTATCAAAGAAGTTCTTTTCAGTTCCATCGAATACATTCGGAATAAAAACGCTCCCTTGGACGTAAAAGTCAGAGATCACGTAAAGGTTCGAAATCGGAAAAACGAACCCTGCCCTAACTGTGGCACCACGATTCGAAGAGCAAACGTGTTAGGATACGATTCGTTTTTTTGTCCGAGCTGTCAGCCTGCAAAAGGTCAACAATTTATAAATTGGAATCGAAGCGATTCTTGA
- a CDS encoding NAD(P)-dependent oxidoreductase: MQQKRPILYFPEGTAGAKEIFGGFEKLEVRSYFADQMFQVVKEAPEILIANTRLMINRETILKFPSVRIFATVSSGIDHVDFDDLKKSGRVFLNAPGCNAGSVAEYCYAALLQKFSLEELRLLKVGMIGHGNAGKEFHKILKYHEIPSVFYDPFYKAESAPLEEVLRSPVLSYHVPLTKQGTDSTFHMISKELIDSLKPGTVLINTSRGEIVSPEAFLRLIKRDDLFKIIDVFDPEPPNREFGQTLAETSNSIFTPHIAGYSQIGRMSGTYRVAEKLSILYRDPHLPPFESFLQTVGDFKTETFLPEEDKLLRSAWKEGDPTYFERRRNSYPVRLDWGLT, encoded by the coding sequence GTGCAACAGAAAAGACCGATTCTGTATTTTCCCGAAGGAACCGCCGGAGCCAAAGAAATTTTTGGCGGGTTTGAAAAATTGGAGGTGAGATCGTATTTTGCGGATCAAATGTTCCAAGTCGTCAAAGAGGCACCGGAGATTCTCATCGCCAATACCAGACTCATGATAAACCGAGAAACGATTCTGAAATTTCCTTCCGTGAGAATTTTTGCCACTGTAAGTTCCGGAATCGATCACGTGGACTTCGACGATTTGAAAAAATCGGGCAGGGTTTTTCTAAACGCACCGGGATGCAACGCGGGTTCGGTTGCGGAATACTGTTACGCCGCTCTTTTACAAAAGTTTTCTCTTGAAGAATTGAGACTTCTGAAGGTGGGTATGATCGGGCACGGAAACGCAGGTAAAGAATTTCATAAAATTCTAAAGTATCATGAGATTCCTTCCGTTTTTTACGATCCATTTTATAAGGCGGAATCCGCTCCCTTGGAGGAAGTTCTTCGATCTCCCGTTCTTAGTTATCACGTTCCGTTGACAAAGCAGGGGACGGATTCTACGTTTCACATGATATCAAAAGAGTTGATCGATTCCTTAAAGCCGGGAACCGTTTTGATCAATACGAGTCGGGGCGAAATCGTTTCACCGGAGGCGTTTTTGAGATTGATAAAAAGGGACGATCTATTCAAAATTATAGATGTGTTTGATCCGGAACCGCCCAATCGAGAATTCGGTCAAACGTTAGCCGAAACTTCCAACTCCATTTTTACCCCTCATATCGCCGGATACAGTCAAATCGGAAGAATGAGCGGAACTTATCGAGTCGCCGAAAAATTATCGATTCTTTATCGTGATCCGCACCTGCCTCCGTTCGAATCTTTTTTGCAGACAGTGGGAGATTTTAAAACCGAAACCTTTTTGCCCGAAGAAGACAAACTTCTGAGATCCGCCTGGAAAGAGGGAGATCCTACATATTTCGAACGAAGACGAAATTCGTATCCGGTGAGATTGGATTGGGGATTGACCTGA
- a CDS encoding lipase secretion chaperone, translating into MKSLQERITFPVIIGFVFVILIALIWFLFFNGNPSSKDFSSNADTEFTLQRSESGEWILNQAVVDTSRRIFDENGNWLSFDELLQYASTGEVNLVSELWGLRRQCPENVAYEQCNEIIRAFIADHYSGKDAEYLMKLFSGYLKYETTMREFEFSDKLSRSEKYELVKKKRREFFSDQDAKLIFGMEESEETYRDSLGGFLKNTESLNGDQRMLKYEEFRKNVYGQYYNTIKTREPKFNTYETELFIRDKELEKMNLSDRNGKTRIIREKYFGKDGADRMDTVYKEIEAREKQEKQTQNEETDWIQKNSNVKGEAREKALMEIRIKNMGKEEAEEYSRRLKYEEELKKNQN; encoded by the coding sequence ATGAAATCGCTCCAAGAAAGAATCACATTCCCCGTAATCATCGGATTTGTTTTCGTAATCTTAATCGCTTTGATATGGTTCTTATTTTTTAACGGAAACCCGAGTTCAAAAGATTTCTCCTCCAATGCCGACACCGAGTTTACACTCCAACGATCCGAATCGGGAGAATGGATCTTAAACCAAGCTGTTGTGGACACTTCGCGCAGAATTTTTGATGAAAACGGAAATTGGCTCTCATTCGATGAACTTTTACAATACGCCTCCACCGGAGAAGTCAACCTTGTCTCCGAACTTTGGGGTCTTCGTAGACAATGTCCTGAAAATGTCGCCTATGAACAGTGTAACGAAATCATCCGCGCCTTTATCGCGGATCACTATTCCGGAAAGGATGCGGAATATCTTATGAAACTTTTTTCAGGTTATCTGAAATACGAAACGACAATGCGGGAATTCGAATTTTCCGATAAACTCAGTCGGAGCGAAAAATACGAGTTGGTCAAAAAGAAAAGAAGGGAATTTTTTTCCGATCAGGACGCAAAGCTGATTTTCGGCATGGAGGAATCGGAAGAAACCTATCGTGATTCGCTCGGAGGATTTTTAAAAAATACGGAATCGTTAAACGGCGATCAAAGAATGTTGAAATACGAAGAATTCAGAAAAAATGTCTACGGTCAATATTACAATACCATAAAGACAAGGGAGCCGAAATTCAACACGTATGAAACCGAGCTGTTTATACGAGATAAAGAATTGGAAAAAATGAATTTATCCGATCGAAACGGCAAAACCAGAATCATCCGTGAAAAGTATTTCGGAAAGGACGGAGCGGATCGTATGGACACGGTTTATAAGGAAATCGAAGCCAGAGAAAAACAAGAAAAACAGACCCAAAACGAAGAAACGGATTGGATTCAAAAAAATTCGAATGTAAAAGGGGAAGCCAGAGAAAAAGCGCTTATGGAAATCCGAATCAAAAATATGGGAAAAGAAGAAGCCGAGGAATATTCAAGAAGATTGAAGTATGAAGAGGAACTGAAAAAAAATCAGAACTGA
- a CDS encoding apolipoprotein N-acyltransferase: MILRFVQKDSVVYRLLLCLGVGLGTLFGLSPYSFLTAGIIAAISTVFFFLSLNKESPWAAALWLLILSQILNYTTFYWIPGSVSRISGTDSFVSILFFLFYGLISHLKFFSFYFIFRFFKVTAPDNLRLFYIFPTAGTLADMTTYQIFPWYWGNLISGSIVLEQFASIGGVYGLSFLLLFLSSVILIFTINIQKRESIQFRTALLSGFVMILVYFYGLYRIGFGYLNEEKIKKFSILLVQPNTSPGTKNLQADETFLSRTMSKVLSLALRESENSQNVSPNLIILPESAIPFHGTIDSDENKIKHIYSPTMEGLVLYLSKLTGADVLFNELNIDKGKLRNQISLFRNRDGKTERYDKRKLLPFGEYLPLEKQFPILRSIFKETSFYVPGEFPKILHGSLENRIRVIQIPNKNDLNQLSNPEKLRHSFTSSETGQNQIQNSENSYSILPLLCYEAMFTELVLDYYRSGKHPPEVLINLTNDSWFDSELEAYQHSGTVRLRAIETGLPMIRSAVSGITEVWDSRGISRIQPIGFHETDIRAIEIEIKTYKPTVYTRFGAFGIWIVCLFIFTLSFLLESRTRKEI, encoded by the coding sequence ATGATTCTTCGTTTTGTTCAAAAAGACTCCGTTGTTTATCGGCTTCTACTTTGTTTGGGAGTCGGTTTGGGCACCCTTTTCGGACTTTCTCCGTATTCTTTTTTAACAGCGGGAATCATAGCGGCGATTTCCACGGTATTTTTCTTTCTTTCCCTCAACAAAGAATCCCCTTGGGCGGCGGCGTTATGGCTTTTAATTCTTTCCCAAATTCTAAACTACACTACCTTTTATTGGATCCCCGGATCCGTTTCAAGAATCTCGGGAACGGATTCCTTTGTTTCCATATTGTTTTTTCTTTTTTATGGACTGATCTCGCATCTCAAATTTTTTTCGTTTTACTTTATATTCAGATTTTTTAAAGTAACTGCCCCCGATAATCTACGGTTGTTTTATATTTTTCCTACCGCGGGAACTCTGGCGGATATGACCACATACCAAATATTTCCTTGGTATTGGGGAAATCTAATTTCCGGCTCGATCGTATTGGAACAATTCGCCTCGATCGGAGGAGTTTACGGACTCAGCTTTCTTCTGTTATTTTTATCGTCTGTCATTCTAATCTTTACAATCAATATTCAAAAAAGAGAATCGATCCAATTCAGAACCGCATTGCTCTCCGGATTTGTGATGATTTTGGTCTATTTTTACGGATTGTATCGGATCGGATTTGGTTACTTAAACGAGGAAAAAATAAAAAAATTTTCGATCCTTTTGGTTCAACCAAACACTTCGCCGGGAACTAAAAATCTGCAAGCCGACGAAACGTTTTTATCTAGGACGATGAGTAAGGTATTATCCTTAGCGCTTCGTGAAAGCGAAAATTCGCAAAACGTTTCTCCAAATTTGATCATACTTCCCGAATCCGCGATCCCGTTTCATGGAACGATCGATTCTGACGAGAATAAAATAAAACATATTTATTCCCCCACTATGGAAGGATTGGTTCTTTATCTTTCCAAACTCACCGGTGCGGATGTCCTTTTTAATGAACTCAATATAGACAAAGGTAAATTGAGAAATCAAATCAGTTTATTTCGAAATCGGGACGGCAAAACAGAACGTTATGACAAAAGAAAATTATTGCCATTTGGAGAATATCTGCCGCTTGAAAAACAATTCCCGATCCTGCGATCCATTTTCAAAGAGACATCTTTTTATGTTCCGGGAGAATTCCCAAAAATTCTACACGGATCGTTAGAAAATAGAATCCGCGTTATACAAATTCCGAATAAAAACGATCTGAATCAGCTCAGTAATCCGGAAAAATTAAGACATTCGTTCACGTCATCCGAAACAGGACAGAATCAAATTCAGAATTCGGAAAATTCATATTCCATACTTCCTTTACTTTGTTACGAAGCCATGTTTACGGAACTGGTTTTAGATTATTACCGATCGGGCAAACATCCCCCTGAAGTTCTGATCAATCTCACCAACGATTCTTGGTTTGATTCCGAATTGGAGGCATATCAACATTCGGGAACGGTGCGTTTGAGAGCCATCGAAACCGGACTTCCTATGATTCGATCCGCGGTTTCGGGAATCACCGAAGTCTGGGATTCCAGGGGAATTTCCCGAATTCAGCCAATCGGTTTTCATGAAACGGATATACGAGCGATCGAAATCGAGATCAAAACCTATAAACCGACCGTTTATACGCGATTTGGCGCTTTCGGGATTTGGATCGTTTGTCTTTTCATTTTCACTCTGAGCTTTTTATTGGAATCGCGGACTCGAAAGGAAATATAA
- a CDS encoding ribonuclease H-like domain-containing protein, which yields MLEHTFCHLPGIDSTEEKKLWEKGIYDWNDLKDFLKKESIPIKNLILDALEFSKKELERKNFFYFFHVLSAKHHWRLFPTIRDRLLYLDIETTGLDNNDRTTMIGTYDGIEYKPYIRGFNLDFFLDHVSPDSVFVSYNGIAFDIPFLEKEFNVRFKNNHIDIMFFLRSLGIKGGLKGCEKTLGIQRPDKAAITGLEAVKLWKQYVDYDDTDALKILEGYNREDTVNLEILFIKGYNLKIKETPFYGEIIKEPESIL from the coding sequence ATGCTCGAACATACTTTTTGTCATCTTCCCGGAATCGATTCGACCGAGGAAAAAAAACTCTGGGAAAAAGGTATTTACGATTGGAACGATCTAAAAGACTTCCTAAAAAAAGAATCGATTCCGATTAAGAATTTAATTTTGGACGCATTAGAATTTTCTAAAAAAGAATTGGAAAGAAAAAACTTTTTCTATTTCTTTCATGTCCTCTCCGCAAAACATCACTGGAGATTGTTTCCTACGATCCGTGATCGTTTACTCTATCTGGATATCGAAACTACAGGTCTGGATAACAACGATAGAACGACTATGATCGGAACCTACGACGGGATCGAATACAAACCGTATATCAGGGGTTTTAATCTCGATTTTTTTTTGGATCATGTCAGCCCCGACAGCGTTTTTGTTTCCTACAACGGAATCGCCTTTGATATTCCGTTTTTGGAAAAAGAGTTTAACGTTCGTTTTAAAAACAATCATATTGACATTATGTTTTTTTTGAGATCCCTTGGAATCAAAGGCGGATTAAAGGGTTGCGAAAAAACTCTTGGAATCCAACGACCGGACAAAGCGGCGATTACAGGTCTGGAAGCGGTAAAGTTATGGAAACAATATGTTGACTATGACGATACGGATGCGCTCAAAATACTGGAAGGCTACAACCGGGAAGATACCGTGAATCTTGAAATACTATTTATCAAAGGATATAATTTAAAAATCAAAGAAACTCCGTTCTATGGAGAAATCATCAAAGAACCCGAATCTATCCTATAG